A region from the uncultured Holophaga sp. genome encodes:
- a CDS encoding NAD+ synthase: protein MLRITTAQINPTVGDIPGNIALMVEAARSAREAGSDLVVFPELSLTGYYPGDLLREAAFLAEVDEGIGKLRQLSRETPGLHWVLGAPTRREGPGKPLENSLLVVREGEVLLRYAKQLLPTYDVFDERRHFEPGPDVARVLRVKDTRIGFLVCEDSWNDPGEAYTLNPFHRLQDAAPDLVVSINASPSNLGKLAQRQQLMAASSRRHGLPLLYVNQVGGQDQVVYDGASFAVCPSEGLVVQGSSFREELIHLAFDQGRFLAPATGSVPAPEGSEFYRRQIVLGLRDYARRCGFKGALVGSSGGIDSALTLALAAEALGSGNVVALTMPSRYSSSGSVSDSEQLCLNLGIPLHTHPIGPLVDLYSTNFAEAFGAPLQGTALENLQARIRGTILMEYSNAFGYLLLTTGNKSEISVGYCTLYGDTNGGLGLIGDLYKTEVYALASHLNSSAGREIIPVAVLEKAPSAELAPDQRDTDSLPPYPVLDDLLKSILEGDLLRGSEQAQVEARMAELASTPEGIALVTKIKGMIARNEYKRRQAPPILRLRPRAFGSGRQLPIAARHIL, encoded by the coding sequence ATGCTGCGGATCACGACAGCCCAGATCAACCCCACGGTGGGCGACATCCCCGGCAATATCGCGCTCATGGTCGAGGCGGCCCGGAGCGCCCGGGAGGCGGGGAGCGACCTGGTCGTCTTCCCGGAGCTCTCCCTCACCGGCTACTACCCCGGGGATCTGCTCCGCGAAGCGGCCTTCCTGGCGGAGGTGGATGAGGGAATCGGGAAGCTGCGCCAGCTCAGCCGGGAGACTCCCGGACTCCACTGGGTCCTGGGCGCCCCAACCCGCCGCGAGGGACCGGGGAAGCCCCTGGAGAACAGCCTGCTGGTGGTGCGGGAGGGCGAAGTGCTGCTCCGTTACGCCAAGCAGCTCCTCCCCACCTATGACGTCTTCGACGAGCGCCGCCACTTCGAGCCCGGGCCTGACGTGGCCCGGGTCCTCCGGGTCAAGGACACCCGCATCGGCTTCCTGGTCTGCGAGGACAGCTGGAACGACCCGGGGGAGGCCTACACCCTCAACCCCTTCCATCGGCTCCAGGACGCCGCCCCGGATCTGGTGGTCTCCATCAACGCCAGCCCATCGAACCTGGGGAAGCTTGCCCAGCGGCAGCAGCTCATGGCCGCCTCGAGCCGACGCCATGGCCTGCCTCTCCTCTACGTCAACCAGGTCGGGGGCCAGGACCAGGTGGTCTATGACGGGGCCTCGTTTGCCGTGTGCCCCAGCGAGGGGCTGGTCGTCCAGGGGAGCAGCTTCCGTGAGGAGCTGATCCACCTCGCCTTCGACCAGGGGCGCTTCCTGGCCCCGGCCACCGGATCGGTGCCCGCCCCGGAGGGCAGCGAGTTCTACCGCCGCCAGATCGTCCTTGGATTGCGGGACTATGCCCGACGCTGTGGATTCAAGGGCGCCCTGGTGGGTTCCTCAGGGGGCATCGACAGCGCCCTGACCCTTGCCCTGGCCGCTGAGGCCCTGGGATCCGGAAACGTGGTGGCCCTCACCATGCCCTCGCGCTATTCCAGCTCGGGCAGTGTGAGCGACTCGGAGCAGCTCTGCCTCAACCTGGGCATCCCCCTCCACACCCATCCCATCGGACCCCTGGTGGACCTCTACAGCACGAACTTCGCCGAGGCCTTTGGCGCCCCCCTCCAGGGGACGGCCCTGGAGAACCTCCAGGCCAGGATCCGCGGCACCATCCTGATGGAGTATTCCAACGCCTTCGGGTACCTGCTGCTCACCACCGGCAACAAGAGCGAGATCTCGGTGGGCTACTGCACCCTCTATGGGGACACCAACGGAGGCCTGGGCCTCATCGGGGACCTCTACAAGACCGAGGTCTACGCCCTGGCCAGCCACCTCAACAGCAGCGCCGGGCGGGAGATCATCCCGGTGGCGGTGCTGGAGAAGGCCCCCTCCGCCGAGCTGGCCCCGGATCAACGGGATACTGACAGCCTGCCCCCGTACCCGGTCCTGGACGACCTCCTGAAGAGCATCCTCGAAGGCGATCTGCTCCGGGGTTCCGAGCAGGCCCAGGTGGAGGCCCGCATGGCGGAGCTCGCGAGCACCCCCGAGGGGATCGCCCTGGTCACGAAGATCAAGGGCATGATCGCCCGCAACGAATACAAGCGCCGCCAGGCCCCCCCCATCCTGCGCCTGCGCCCCCGCGCCTTCGGCAGCGGGCGCCAGCTCCCCATTGCCGCCCGGCACATCCTCTGA
- the pncB gene encoding nicotinate phosphoribosyltransferase produces the protein MKRPGNTPIVRSLLENDLYKFTMWQALLHSHPGAQAEYRFVCRNRTAFPLAELKEAVEAELDSLCALSFSQDELDYLRSLRFIKSDFVDFLSVFRFQRRFIEVESQGETLSIRAQGPVVHVMGFEIYVLYIVNELYFRRLGGGEEVLGTARQRLQAKVSLLRERNRSGSRPPFRFFDFGLRRRYSGAWHEEVLRTLTREVPEAFGGTSNVHLARKLGLTPIGTMAHEYLQAYQAFGSRLRDFQKAALEGWVQEYRGDLGIALTDVVGMGPFLRDFDLYFTKLFDGLRHDSGDPVAWAERAIAHYETHRIDPRTKRLVFSDGLTLPKAFALHDRFATRIPCSFGIGTDLTNDTPHKALNIVMKIVTCNGQPVAKLSDAPGKTLCEDETYLAYLRQVFGHPAAQA, from the coding sequence ATGAAGAGACCAGGCAACACCCCCATCGTCCGCAGCCTGCTGGAGAACGACCTCTACAAGTTCACCATGTGGCAGGCCCTCCTCCACAGCCACCCGGGAGCCCAGGCGGAATACCGTTTCGTCTGCAGGAACCGCACCGCCTTCCCCCTGGCCGAGCTCAAGGAGGCCGTGGAAGCCGAGCTGGACAGTCTCTGCGCCCTGAGTTTCTCTCAGGACGAATTGGACTACCTGCGGAGCCTTCGCTTCATCAAGAGCGACTTCGTCGACTTCCTGAGCGTCTTCCGCTTCCAGCGCCGCTTCATCGAAGTGGAAAGCCAGGGGGAGACCCTCAGCATCCGGGCCCAGGGTCCCGTGGTCCATGTCATGGGCTTCGAAATCTATGTGCTCTACATCGTCAACGAACTCTACTTCCGGCGCCTTGGGGGCGGGGAGGAGGTGCTGGGTACCGCCCGACAGCGTCTTCAGGCGAAGGTCAGCCTCCTCCGGGAGCGGAACCGATCTGGGTCCCGCCCCCCCTTCAGGTTCTTCGACTTCGGCCTTCGGCGACGCTATTCGGGCGCCTGGCATGAGGAGGTGCTCCGGACCCTCACCCGGGAGGTGCCTGAGGCCTTCGGAGGCACCTCGAACGTCCACTTGGCCAGGAAGCTCGGCCTCACCCCCATCGGCACCATGGCCCATGAGTATCTGCAGGCCTACCAGGCCTTCGGTTCCCGCCTCCGGGACTTCCAGAAGGCCGCTCTGGAGGGATGGGTCCAGGAGTACCGGGGGGACCTGGGCATCGCCCTGACGGATGTGGTGGGCATGGGGCCCTTCCTGCGCGACTTTGACCTCTACTTCACCAAGCTCTTCGACGGCCTCCGGCACGACTCGGGGGACCCGGTCGCCTGGGCCGAGCGAGCCATCGCCCACTATGAGACGCACCGGATTGACCCAAGGACCAAGCGCCTGGTGTTCTCGGACGGGCTCACCCTGCCCAAGGCCTTCGCCCTCCATGACCGCTTCGCCACCCGGATCCCTTGCAGCTTCGGCATCGGCACAGACCTCACCAACGACACTCCGCACAAGGCCCTCAACATCGTGATGAAGATCGTCACCTGCAACGGGCAGCCCGTGGCCAAGCTCTCCGATGCGCCCGGCAAGACCCTGTGCGAGGACGAGACCTACCTGGCCTACCTGCGCCAGGTCTTCGGGCACCCGGCCGCCCAGGCCTGA
- a CDS encoding NUDIX domain-containing protein: protein MRPTPRPARQPSTEEQDFLSAYDPSAFERPSVTVDLVILAPAGDSLVTLLIRRPEHPFRGLWSLPGGFVRMDESLDEAAARVLRGKTGLDCGYLEQLYTFGNPGRDPRTRVISVAYVALLDPLRFRDIPQSGGDVMVARVTPPPDAPLAISLADPTGQKLELAFDHAEILDTSLRRLRGKIDYTPIGFELLPPTFTLLQLQKIHELVLGRKLNKDSFRRRMLALGQLEATGELQQEVDHRPAALYRYVPIA from the coding sequence ATGAGACCAACCCCACGCCCCGCCCGACAGCCTTCCACCGAAGAGCAGGACTTCCTGTCCGCCTATGACCCCTCGGCCTTCGAGAGGCCCTCCGTCACCGTGGATCTGGTCATCCTGGCCCCCGCCGGGGACAGCCTCGTCACGCTCCTCATCCGCCGCCCTGAACACCCCTTCAGGGGACTCTGGAGCCTGCCCGGGGGCTTTGTCCGCATGGACGAGTCCCTGGACGAAGCCGCTGCCAGGGTGCTCCGCGGCAAGACCGGCCTGGACTGCGGCTACCTGGAGCAGCTCTACACCTTCGGGAATCCCGGACGGGATCCCCGGACCCGGGTCATCAGCGTGGCCTATGTGGCGCTCCTGGATCCGCTCCGTTTCAGAGACATTCCCCAAAGCGGTGGAGATGTCATGGTCGCCCGGGTCACCCCCCCTCCGGACGCCCCCCTGGCCATCTCTCTGGCAGACCCCACAGGGCAAAAGCTGGAGCTGGCCTTTGACCATGCTGAGATCCTGGACACCAGCCTCCGGAGGCTCCGCGGCAAGATCGACTACACACCCATCGGATTCGAGCTTCTGCCCCCCACCTTCACCCTGCTCCAGCTTCAGAAGATCCATGAGCTTGTGCTGGGCCGGAAGCTGAACAAGGACTCCTTCCGTCGCCGAATGCTCGCCCTGGGGCAGCTCGAGGCCACTGGAGAGCTCCAACAGGAGGTGGACCACCGCCCGGCCGCCCTCTACCGCTACGTTCCCATCGCCTGA
- a CDS encoding LysR family transcriptional regulator gives MDARQLRCFMAGAEFLSFSRAAARLGLTQPALSYQVASLERSQGVELFVRGRRAVRLSPAGLYLHDQLGRLCADYGRMVAELLGAPAPEVCMNLRQLRAFLSVAATQSFTRAGDLSNLTRPAISHQIRSLEGSLGKPLFTRGHHAITLTEPGRVFAERVRGLLDDWGQVQLRVRTIGTGEGQVLTIGFLDGVLVQTLPGLVRSFARVCPKVRVETMHVSLAHMLDAILSGEIDCGFAPAFEGICPDGIQSQVVLRDRMVALVSVEHPFARRESLKLAQLKGQPLLSLSEKVGGMGVQWHRALCERYGLSCSLIEYSPDFASLFVSIGMGRGVAIQPGHILQEHGHAGIRAVPLEDGGLDIEFVVAWRAEGSNPVLPVFLQGFVQD, from the coding sequence GTGGATGCGCGTCAGTTGAGGTGCTTCATGGCAGGGGCGGAGTTCTTGAGCTTCAGCAGGGCTGCGGCACGACTCGGCCTGACCCAGCCCGCCCTCAGCTACCAGGTGGCCAGCCTTGAGCGTTCCCAGGGGGTGGAGCTCTTTGTGCGCGGCCGGAGGGCAGTCCGCCTCAGCCCAGCGGGACTGTATCTCCATGACCAGCTGGGGCGGCTCTGCGCTGACTACGGGCGGATGGTGGCCGAGCTTCTGGGGGCTCCAGCGCCTGAGGTCTGCATGAATCTCCGGCAGCTCCGGGCCTTCCTCTCCGTGGCCGCGACCCAGAGCTTCACCCGGGCGGGGGACCTGAGCAACCTGACCCGCCCGGCCATCAGCCATCAGATCCGCTCCCTGGAGGGATCCCTGGGGAAGCCTCTGTTTACGCGGGGGCACCACGCCATCACCCTGACGGAGCCTGGGCGGGTCTTTGCGGAGCGGGTGAGGGGGCTCCTGGATGACTGGGGACAGGTCCAGCTCAGGGTCCGGACCATCGGCACCGGGGAGGGGCAGGTCCTCACCATCGGCTTCCTGGATGGGGTGCTGGTGCAGACACTTCCAGGATTGGTCCGGAGTTTTGCGAGGGTCTGTCCCAAGGTGAGGGTGGAGACCATGCACGTTTCCCTGGCCCACATGCTCGATGCCATCCTGTCCGGTGAGATCGACTGCGGCTTTGCCCCGGCCTTCGAGGGCATCTGCCCTGACGGTATCCAGAGCCAAGTGGTGCTGAGGGACCGGATGGTGGCGCTGGTCTCGGTGGAGCATCCCTTCGCCCGACGGGAGAGCCTGAAGCTGGCCCAGCTCAAGGGGCAGCCTCTTCTGAGCCTCTCGGAGAAGGTCGGAGGCATGGGTGTCCAGTGGCACCGGGCCCTCTGTGAACGTTACGGGCTGAGCTGCAGCCTGATTGAGTACTCTCCGGACTTCGCATCTCTTTTCGTCAGCATCGGGATGGGGCGCGGTGTGGCCATCCAACCGGGGCACATCCTGCAGGAACATGGCCATGCCGGCATCCGGGCTGTGCCCCTGGAGGATGGAGGCTTGGATATCGAGTTCGTGGTGGCCTGGAGGGCAGAGGGGAGCAATCCGGTGCTGCCGGTCTTCCTGCAGGGCTTTGTCCAGGACTGA
- a CDS encoding zinc-binding alcohol dehydrogenase, protein METQYAVAEPGKVVLKTKELAKPGPGQVLLEAEYSTISMGTENALMGNHIVPLPQPIGYSMAARVIEVGPEVEGLKVGDPVVTTGQHAQYLLMDAKNCTPAPQGVDMQQAAFFNLAHTGMYAIRRTRIQLGEPALVMGQGLVGAITAQLARLAGAMPLIVTDLDDRRLDNARKMGVQYAINPKTQPGELEKVVAGLGWGGVPVIFEATGARKPLDQAFELVCERGRVMMMSQVHGGDAPQYDNNLMQKGATLLGGYINSKPFALKRADLTIKGEWPPVMGDTLTRYVNSDVWTSDEDIRVYLNLIAFGSLDIRPLISHRFEFEEISKAYDMVWNLDPNLLGGVIRWKK, encoded by the coding sequence ATGGAAACGCAATACGCAGTCGCTGAGCCCGGCAAGGTGGTCCTCAAGACCAAGGAGCTGGCCAAGCCCGGCCCCGGCCAGGTCCTCCTGGAGGCCGAGTACAGCACCATCAGCATGGGCACCGAGAACGCCCTCATGGGCAACCACATCGTGCCCCTGCCCCAGCCCATCGGCTACAGCATGGCCGCCCGGGTCATCGAGGTGGGTCCTGAGGTCGAGGGCCTCAAGGTCGGCGATCCCGTCGTCACCACCGGCCAGCATGCCCAGTACCTGCTGATGGACGCCAAGAACTGCACCCCCGCCCCCCAGGGCGTGGATATGCAGCAGGCCGCCTTCTTCAACCTGGCCCACACCGGCATGTATGCCATCCGCCGCACCAGGATCCAGTTGGGAGAGCCCGCCCTGGTCATGGGTCAGGGCCTGGTGGGAGCCATCACCGCCCAGTTGGCCCGCCTGGCCGGCGCCATGCCCCTCATCGTCACTGACCTGGACGACAGGCGTCTCGACAATGCCCGCAAGATGGGCGTGCAGTACGCCATCAACCCCAAGACCCAGCCCGGCGAGCTGGAGAAGGTGGTCGCCGGCCTCGGCTGGGGCGGCGTTCCCGTGATCTTCGAGGCCACCGGGGCCCGCAAGCCCCTGGACCAGGCCTTCGAGCTGGTCTGCGAGCGGGGCCGGGTCATGATGATGAGCCAGGTCCACGGCGGCGATGCCCCCCAGTACGACAACAACCTGATGCAGAAGGGCGCCACCCTCCTGGGCGGCTACATCAACTCCAAGCCCTTCGCCCTCAAGCGCGCCGACCTGACCATCAAGGGCGAGTGGCCCCCGGTCATGGGCGACACCCTCACCCGCTATGTCAACTCCGATGTCTGGACCAGCGACGAGGACATCCGGGTCTACCTGAACCTCATTGCCTTCGGCTCCCTGGACATCCGTCCCCTGATCAGTCACCGCTTCGAGTTCGAGGAGATCTCCAAGGCCTACGACATGGTCTGGAACCTGGATCCCAACCTCCTCGGCGGCGTCATCCGCTGGAAGAAGTAG